The Nicotiana tabacum cultivar K326 chromosome 1, ASM71507v2, whole genome shotgun sequence genome segment CTAATCAAAATATGTCTATCCCTTAGAAATCCAATGTTACATTCACCTTTAATTCCGCATTGAATTGGTATTAACTTACGCAATTGTTGAATTTCTGGGCTGCCATAAGAACATTTACCAACTATTGCATATTGTAATCCTTCAATGATATCCATCCTTTCTACTTCTACTTCTGTGAACTGAATAACATGTTCTCCATTTAATATTGTAGGTGTACGAATAGCAATTGGCTCAACTTCCTGTTGCTCCTGCATTGCAGCATTAAAAGTGCAAGGTTTCAGAAATTTGGAGTAATCCATCGGCTTATTTGTGATCCCTGATGTTTGTGCAATGTTTGGAGGAAGTTGTGTAGGCAGCGCAACCACCAAAAGTGGCTGGCCACCTTCCTGTGTGTCCATcacagttgtatttctttaacaCTTACTTACATGACAAAGCTGCAGTATGTTTGTAATAAAACGATACTACTGTGATTTGAATTTGCTTCACGCAATCTGTGTTGAAATTGAATGAAGAAATCTGTGTGCTACAGTAACTCGTGAAACTGAAATTAAGATCTACAAAAATTGACTATAGATCTGAAGTTGAAACCAATTGGGTATTACTTGTAAGGAGATTATGTATCTTTTGACACCAAATTGGTTGGTTACCACCACCGGATTTTGGAACCGAAAAGTGATGTCGAAAGTATTGTTCACTGAATTTTCTAGAGAGAAGGCAGAGAATTTTTTTAGAGAAGGTTCCagtgcacaattaaatcctattaactactttttaaaattttgaaacttCAGTGTTACcctttttctctcttaaaatcaGATCAGGAGCAATAACTGTGATTGATTGAGCCGAATAACTATTAAATTGTGTTCGTATAGAAAAGataatttttcataaagcacCATCTTTTAGGTCTAATTAGTCATTTATAGATATCTTTTGCTATATTACgtgttatagataccttttatgtttttatagaatgtattttatgtatttaagctgttgtattcattaatacaatAGAAAATGTAGGCGTTAAAAAGGGAATTCCAGCTAAGTTTGatatgtatttaactgtattcaagCGACATTAATGTGAATACAATAACGTATTTGAGCAAAATGTGGAAGGTTAAACTAGTTAAAAACAGaaggaaatcaaatcacatgatattctcctaatttaactcaacgaaCAAAATCTGCCATATTTTTACAGTAGAGCTTGGTACTGCACGGGTCAACAAGGAGAGTTCTGACGTCAAGGAATCAAAATTGCCATATTTTTTGTTTATCAGTGAACTTATAGGCATGAACTGCTTTTCCCTTCTACAATGTAGATAATAAAAAGACAATTCTTTTCTTCAAAAGATGTAGTGCAGAAGAATTGCATTTGGATTTTAAGTTTTAGTTTTTCCCCTTTAACAGATTGCCGGTCTTAAGGCAGCCTTAGCAAGGAAGGAAGAAGAGCAAGGGCACCGCCCAACTTCCAGATCAAGTACTCCAGAAAGAGTCAGAACAAGATCGTGCGGATCTTCTCTTTCTTCTAGTTGCCAGAGTATGGTAGACCTTTCAAGCCATCATAGCCAGAGcatgaatacaactgaatacaatcattttttaaatacaattaccattaatacatatgaatacaacaAAATTCAAACACATACAAGACATATTTTTCCGAAGATCTGAtatgaatacaactgaatataaCTAAAAACATGCTACAAAAACTATTCGTATACATCAGAATACAACTAACAAAGCTGTATTATATGTAATTTTAATATGTCTTGTCATGACGTATCCTTCTAATGTTTTTGTTAGCCTCATGTAGCATAAAGTACAACAGACTTTTGATAAGTTCTGCACTAATTACACTTGATATTCTACTGGTCCAAATATATGATGTATTCATCTATATGCTAATAGTTCAGTTGTATGTAAGTTAGTAATTCAGCATTATACATTTGGTAATTCAGTTATATGTGCTCAAAacttatatttctatttttaaatgtaggtGGTACCATCAACTAAATACTTACATACGGTTAACGATGGTGGGAGGAATTACACAGTCTGCCTGttagagaaaaaatatatttgtgGGAGGTTCCAAGTTGATGAATTGCCATGCCCACATGCTTGGACTGTATTGAAGAGCAAGTTTCTAATGCTAGAAGAATATTGCTCTAACTATTACAAACCAAATACAATTGTAATGACATACGATGTGCCAATGT includes the following:
- the LOC107774793 gene encoding uncharacterized protein LOC107774793; the encoded protein is MSKIAGLKAALARKEEEQGHRPTSRSSTPERVVPSTKYLHTVNDGGRNYTVCLLEKKYICGRFQVDELPCPHAWTVLKSKFLMLEEYCSNYYKPNTIVMTYDVPMYPLPDRNDWNIPEHVAEEVVLPSKWKIPPGRPKKKRDKTLSELLQPKNQHSCSICGKRGYNKRTCRNVPRNK